The genomic DNA CTCAACCGGCGCGGCTACGCCCCCGTGCTGCACTGCGCCGACTGCGGCTGGAAAAGCGACTGCCCGCACTGCAGCGCCCACCAGGTCTTCCACAAGGCCGACCGCACCCTGCGCTGCCACCACTGCGGCTACACCGTGCGCGTGCCCCGCGCCTGCCCCACCTGCGGCAGCCCCGACATCCACTCCATGGGGCGGGGCACGGAGCAGCTGGAGGAGCAGCTCTCCGCCCTGCTGTCCGAGGTGCTGCGGCCCGACCGCACGCCCGCCCGCATCGCCCGCATCGACGCCGATACCACCAAGGCCAAGGGCGCGCTGGAGGCCCAGCTGGCACAGGTGCACGCGGGCGAGGTGGATGTGCTCGTGGGCACGCAGATGATCGCCAAGGGCCATGACTTCCGGCGCATCACGCTGGTGGCGGCCGTGCAGCCGGACGGCGCGCTGTTCAGCAGCGACTTCCGCGCGCCCGAGCGCCTGTTCGCGCTGCTCATGCAGGCCGCCGGCCGCGCGGGGCGCGACGCCGCCTACATGGCCGCGCAGGGCACCCAGTGCGAGATGTGGATCCAGAGCTACCACCCCAAGCACCCGGTGTACGAGGCGCTGCGCACCCACGACTACCCCGCCTTCGCCGCCCAGCAGCTCCAGGAGCGCGAGGAGGCCGCCATGCCCCCGTTCGCCTACCAGGCCCTGGTGCGCGCCGATGCCCGCACGCAGGAGGTGGCCCAGGGCTTCCTGGCCGCCGCCACGGCCGCCGCCCATGCCGCCGGCCTGCCGGGGCTGGACGCGGTCACGCTGTTTCCCCCGGTGCCGCTGACCATCCAGCGCGTGGCCAACGTGGAGCGCGCCCAGATGCTGATGGAAAGCCCGAGCCGCGCCGCGCTACAGCGCTTCCTGGCCGCCTGGCAGCCGGTGCTGCAGGCCACGCGCGCCCAGCCCGCGCACAAGGGGCTGGTGCGCTGGCTGGTGGATGTGGACCCGCTGGTGATCTAGGCTCAAGATCCAGGGGCTTCATGGCCCTGGCGCTTGATGGACATGCGCGGATAGCTATTTAATTGATAGCAAATTCCGCCACGCCCGCGCATCCTCGCACCCGGCGGATTCCGGGCCGGGGTGCGCGCAGGCCATCCGGTCACCCCTGGCGGCACTGCCGGTCCACGTACTGCAGGGCGTCGGGCAACGCGTCGCGGAACACCAGCCACTCGTGGTCGCCGTCGATCACGCGCAGCTCCACCTGCTTGGGCTGAATCTGGTACATCCGCCAGTACAGGGTGGCCGACATGGGAGCGATGCCCAGATAGTCGTGGTCGCCCGAGACGATCCACATCGGCACACGCGGCGTGCCCGCCTTGTAGGCGTCGAGCGCCGCCGCGTAGTTCAGCGACTTCCAGGTGTCGGGGTCAAACTGCCCGTCGCGCACGAACTGCGGGGTGCGCCGTGCCGCCGAGGTGTCCGGCGGCAGCGGGTCATAGATGGCGGGGCTGATCACCGCCGCGGCGCAGAACTGCGTGGGGTTGCGCAGCGACAGGTTCAACGCGCCGTAGCCCCCCATCGACAGGCCGCCGATGGCCCGGCCGCTGCGCTCCTTTTGCACGCGGTAGCGCGACTCGACGTAGGGCAGCAGGTCTTTCATGATGGCGGTGCCCGCCTTCTCGGCCGCGCCGTCGGCCCACCACGACGCCGGGCCCGCCGTGGGCATGACCACGACCGACGGGCGGATCAGCCCGCGCTTGATGAGGCCGTCCAGGGTCTCGACCGCGCCCCCCTTGGTGCGCCATTCGTTCTCGTCGCCGCCCGCGCCGTGCAGCAGGTAGACCACGGGATAGTTCACCGTGCCGCCGGGCTGGTAGCCGTCGGGCACATACACCGTGAACTTCACGTCGCGGCCCAGCGCGGCCGAGGGTGCCTGGTCGGCAAACACCTGGCCTGCCTGCGCGGTGGCGGCGGCGGAAAGAACGGCGGCCGCTGCCAGCCAGCTCCGAAAACAAGGCTTCGCAAAACGCATGGAGGTCTCCTCATGAATGGATGGATACGCCCATGCTGCAGTGGCACAGGCGATAGCATTGTGTGCGCACCACGCCACAGTGGACGTTTCGCCGGCGACAGGCGTGGATGAAGGCCTTCCCGGGCGCTGCGCCCCCCCGACCGT from Acidovorax sp. A79 includes the following:
- a CDS encoding esterase family protein; its protein translation is MRFAKPCFRSWLAAAAVLSAAATAQAGQVFADQAPSAALGRDVKFTVYVPDGYQPGGTVNYPVVYLLHGAGGDENEWRTKGGAVETLDGLIKRGLIRPSVVVMPTAGPASWWADGAAEKAGTAIMKDLLPYVESRYRVQKERSGRAIGGLSMGGYGALNLSLRNPTQFCAAAVISPAIYDPLPPDTSAARRTPQFVRDGQFDPDTWKSLNYAAALDAYKAGTPRVPMWIVSGDHDYLGIAPMSATLYWRMYQIQPKQVELRVIDGDHEWLVFRDALPDALQYVDRQCRQG